One region of Takifugu flavidus isolate HTHZ2018 chromosome 14, ASM371156v2, whole genome shotgun sequence genomic DNA includes:
- the sh3pxd2b gene encoding LOW QUALITY PROTEIN: SH3 and PX domain-containing protein 2B (The sequence of the model RefSeq protein was modified relative to this genomic sequence to represent the inferred CDS: inserted 1 base in 1 codon) — protein MPRRTVQEVTVQDVQKRRIPNKHYVYIIKVFWSDGSTEVIYRRYSKFFDLQMELLDKFPVEGGQKDPKRRIIPFLPGKILFRRSHXRDVAMKRLGPINEYCRALIQLPVYISQCEEVRVFFETRPEDLNPPKEEPITKKKTGIVDRATTFLKRGDSSAADALFLDQYVAVTDYEKQESSEISLHVGQVVEVIEKNESGWWFVSSEDAQGWVPATCLEAQTQDDPDEFTFPGGEVPRRFWSLPRHVGRRRTLGDLFSTGFGQEENYSVIYPYSARDEDEIDLERGMIVEVIQKNLEGWWKIRSHGREGWAPASYLKKADIQSPKLSAGAAAHASTNDLDGASRHNMQNNAVKENRDNSHKENRLSFLSENKRVGSRHRPPPRRDLTIPRGTNLPKPPVPPQVEEEFYTIADFQTTIPDGISFQAGVKVEVIEKNASGWWYIQIDDKEGWAPVTFIDKYKKTSNAIRPNFLAPLPNEMEKLKLDDGGSANASGTDDNWSKPLPDEPNTTSESCPRPKLRDWKAGSGRVGSGPLPPAPTAPPAEEKPALPPRRESINKSFELEIAEKHRPDHSKPLPPKPPAPGVIVPLVAPKAAPLKPDKPPEAKKEDKSKPLHLRNEMGLECGHKVSAKEVKKCNLKPVPKQPPKPKADPPEEKPEVAGPAVFMKPKPVIRPKPVPAAKPDPPAENKLDITNLRSKLRPPKPADVNSDGSPALNSPACSSTPILNNGKPSDDPKLPSKHINGLNQESPSPPTKPAVPSPKEPPQRPPIMVPKRPPPPRNPSSPTDVKPLKEALDAPKMAPPQLNRPPPPKPKGFLPTNKEKEEPKVGKVSVVPKPLAKSEKPCPPSDKLPPLLKEASRDELYLAVADFEGDDNTSGFKVGTLFEVLEKNGSGWWFCKNVREEVEGWIPSNYLSKKP, from the exons GAAAGATCCTGTTCAGGAGGAGCC ATAGAGATGTGGCCATGAAGAGACTGGGACCAATCAACGAGTACTGCAGG GCCCTCATTCAGCTGCCGGTCTACATCTCCCAGTGTGAGGAGGTCAGAGTGTTCTTTGAGACCAGACCTGAAGACCTTAACCCACCCAAGGA GGAACCCATAACGAAGAAGAAAACAG GGATTGTGGATCGAGCGACTACTTTCCTAAAGCGAG GAGACTCTTCTGCAGCTGATGCTCTTTTCCTGGACCAGTATGTGGCAGTCACAGACTATGAGAAGCAGGAGAGCTCTGAGATCAGTCTGCATGTGGGACAAGTGGTGGAGGTCATTGAAAAAAACGAGTCGG GCTGGTGGTTTGTTAGCTCAGAAGATGCCCAGGGCTGGGTTCCTGCGACCTGCCTCGAAGCGCAGACACAGGATGACCCGGATGAATTCACCTTTCCAGGCGGAGAAG TGCCTCGCAGATTCTGGTCATTGCCGAGGCACGTGGGCCGCCGCAGAACTTTAGGGGATCTGTTCAGCACAGGCTTTGGGCAAG AAGAGAACTACTCTGTGATTTACCCGTACTCGGCCAGGGACGAAGACGAGATTGACCTGGAGAGAGGCATGATCGTCGAAGTGATCCAGAAGAACCTGGAGGGCTGGTGGAAGATCAG GTCCCACGGTAGAGAGGGCTGGGCCCCAGCCTCCTACCTGAAGAAGGCTGACATCCAGAGCCCAAAACtctcagctggtgctgcagcgcACGCCAGCACCAACGACCTAGATGGAGCTTCCAGACACAACATGCAGAACAACGCGGTCAAAGAGAACCGAGACAACAGCCACAAGGAGAACAGACTGTCATTTCTTTCTGAGAACAAAA GAGTCGGGTCAAGACACAGACCACCTCCACGTAGAGATCtaactatt CCACGTGGTACAAACCTACCCAAGCCACCGGTTCCGCCACAGGTTGAGGAGGAGTTTTACACCATAGCGGATTTCCAGACAACCATTCCTGATGGGATCAGCTTCCAAGCAGGAGTCAAGGTTGAG GTGATTGAGAAGAATGCAAGTGGATGGTGGTACATCCAGATAGATGACAAAGAGGGCTGGGCCCCCGTCACTTTTATTGACAAGTACAAGAAGACCAGTAACGCCATCCGCCCTAAtttcctcgctcctcttcccAACGAGATGGAAAAGCTCAAACTGGACGATGGCGGTTCCGCAAACGCTTCAGGCACGGACGACAACTGGTCCAAACCGTTACCAGATGAGCCGAACACGACCTCCGAGTCCTGTCCTCGGCCTAAACTTAGAGATTGGAAAGCTGGTTCCGGGAGGGTGGGTTCTGGGCCGTTACCTCCGGCTCCAACTGCTCCGCCTGCTGAGGAGAAACCTGCTCTTCCGCCTCGACGGGAGTCCATTAACAAAAGTTTCGAGTTGGAGATAGCTGAGAAACACAGACCGGACCATTCCAAACCATTACCCCCCAAACCCCCTGCGCCCGGTGTCATCGTGCCACTGGTGGCACCAAAGGCGGCCCCACTCAAACCAGACAAACCACCAGAGGCCAAGAAGGAAGACAAGAGCAAGCCGCTTCACCTTCGCAACGAGATGGGTCTAGAGTGTGGCCACAAGGTCTCTGCCAAAGAGGTGAAAAAGTGCAACCTGAAACCTGTGCCTAAACAACCGCCCAAACCCAAAGCGGATCCCCCAGAGGAGAAACCAGAAGTGGCCGGCCCGGCTGTGTTCATGAAGCCGAAGCCTGTGATCAGACCTAAACCTGTTCCAGCAGCCAAACCGGATCCTCCTGCAGAGAACAAGCTGGACATCACCAACCTGAGAAGCAAGCTGAGGCCCCCTAAGCCTGCAGACGTCAACTCTGACGGCTCCCCAGCGCTCAACAGTCCGGCCTGTAGCAGTACCCCGATCCTGAATAACGGGAAGCCTTCAGATGACCCAAAACTGCCCTCCAAACACATAAACGGTTTGAACCAGGAGAGTCCGTCCCCTCCCACAAAACCAGCCGTGCCATCACCCAAGGAACCTCCTCAGAGGCCCCCGATCATGGTTCCAAAGAGACCTCCTCCGCCAAGGAATCCATCCAGCCCAACTGACGTCAAACCTTTAAAAGAAGCCCTGGATGCCCCCAAGATGGCTCCACCTCAACTCAACCGGCCACCTCCCCCGAAGCCCAAAGGGTTCCTTCCGACGAacaaggagaaagaggagcccAAGGTGGGCAAAGTCTCAGTTGTCCCAAAGCCCCTGGCGAAGAGCGAGAAGCCCTGCCCCCCCAGCGACAAGCTGCCCCCATTACTGAAGGAAGCCAGCAGAGATGAGCTGTATTTGGCCGTGGCAGACTTTGAGGGGGACGACAACACCTCCGGCTTCAAGGTGGGGACGCTGTTCGAGGTTCTGGAGAAGAACGGCAGCGGCTGGTGGTTCTGTAAAAATGTACGAGAGGAAGTCGAGGGCTGGATCCCATCGAATTACCTCAGCAAAAAGCCTTAG